One Bdellovibrio bacteriovorus str. Tiberius DNA segment encodes these proteins:
- a CDS encoding NAD(+)/NADH kinase: MKKSSMDKEHKQSKLVLKENGSIGLVYRLETAQAVSLAKKVAEFLKERGFDVFTCPDQKVVAGTKAAKTKKHMDDLKLVIVLGGDGTYLRAVRLLEGRSVPILGFNMGSLGFLTAHSADSCFDIIEKTLDGKMVQRPRSMIHSKILRKGKVRAEYHALNDMVIERGSMSQLINTAIYSEKFLVSQVKADGFIVASPSGSTAYNLAAGGPICHPESPVFVVTPVAPHSLTSRPLLFPDDRELSFRLEGKTQKAHFIVDGQKMTELTADDEVIISRSCYDHWMVREANHNYFHLLREKLKFGDRN; the protein is encoded by the coding sequence ATGAAGAAGAGTTCGATGGACAAAGAACACAAACAGAGCAAGCTGGTTTTGAAAGAAAACGGCAGCATTGGTTTGGTCTATCGCCTGGAGACTGCGCAAGCGGTCTCTTTGGCTAAAAAGGTCGCGGAATTTCTGAAAGAACGCGGCTTTGACGTCTTCACCTGCCCTGATCAGAAAGTGGTTGCGGGCACGAAGGCGGCGAAAACCAAAAAGCACATGGACGATCTGAAACTGGTGATCGTTCTTGGCGGTGACGGAACGTACTTGCGTGCCGTTCGTTTGCTGGAAGGTCGCAGTGTTCCTATTCTGGGCTTCAACATGGGCTCGTTGGGTTTCCTGACAGCTCACAGTGCGGATTCCTGCTTTGATATCATCGAAAAAACTCTGGATGGAAAAATGGTTCAGCGTCCGCGCTCCATGATCCATTCCAAAATCCTGCGCAAAGGAAAGGTTCGTGCCGAGTACCACGCGCTGAACGACATGGTGATTGAAAGGGGCTCGATGTCCCAATTGATCAACACGGCGATTTATTCTGAAAAGTTCCTGGTAAGTCAGGTGAAGGCCGATGGTTTCATCGTGGCAAGTCCTTCGGGCTCCACGGCGTACAATCTGGCAGCGGGTGGCCCGATCTGCCATCCGGAATCCCCGGTGTTTGTGGTGACCCCGGTGGCGCCTCACAGCCTGACTTCCCGTCCGTTGTTGTTCCCGGATGACCGGGAGCTTTCTTTCCGTCTGGAGGGTAAAACCCAAAAGGCCCACTTCATCGTGGACGGACAGAAGATGACCGAGCTGACGGCCGATGACGAAGTCATCATCAGCCGCTCTTGTTATGACCACTGGATGGTTCGTGAAGCCAATCACAACTATTTCCATTTGCTGCGCGAGAAACTGAAATTCGGCGATCGAAACTGA
- a CDS encoding diacylglycerol/lipid kinase family protein, producing the protein MRVSVLVNSKAGSVNAELIEAKVREALFRCDLRFCRPSTMTEMFDFVQEEQAKKTDYFIICGGDGTINVAIQAIMKYQNGGKLPPIAIVRSGTANDLAHEIGVSTRIDTAVRNIFEGVVKNIDVIEVSSGEQVAYMLTNGGLGLPAKAAELANKFRSHLQTLANCPKSAKAYRFLAQKSYHAVKKMGPSVYSMMTAEAIRTWNPEGWGLEIEIPGKVNVETSSPIVLINNQQKIGSSFVPAPFTSNTDGTVNLLLSETNSIPGHTLAAYHLRRGSVEKSPVFKSFELKEFRLKSQNPERALTFFGDGEILLRDVQEITVRCLHHGLPVMVRQ; encoded by the coding sequence ATGAGAGTGTCCGTCCTTGTTAATTCCAAAGCAGGCTCTGTGAATGCAGAGTTGATCGAGGCGAAGGTGCGTGAAGCACTTTTCCGTTGCGATCTGCGTTTCTGTCGTCCTTCGACGATGACAGAGATGTTTGACTTTGTTCAGGAAGAACAAGCGAAGAAAACGGACTACTTTATTATCTGCGGTGGTGACGGCACTATCAACGTGGCGATCCAAGCCATCATGAAATACCAGAACGGCGGGAAGCTGCCTCCGATTGCCATTGTTCGATCCGGAACAGCCAATGACCTTGCCCACGAAATCGGAGTTTCCACCCGCATTGACACTGCTGTTCGCAACATCTTTGAAGGTGTTGTGAAAAACATCGACGTGATTGAAGTCAGCTCCGGCGAACAAGTTGCTTACATGCTGACCAACGGAGGCCTGGGCCTTCCGGCGAAAGCGGCAGAGCTTGCCAATAAATTCCGTTCTCATCTGCAGACTTTGGCGAACTGCCCGAAGTCAGCAAAAGCCTATCGTTTCCTTGCACAGAAAAGTTATCATGCGGTCAAGAAAATGGGGCCGAGTGTTTATTCCATGATGACCGCCGAAGCGATTCGCACCTGGAATCCGGAAGGCTGGGGTCTGGAAATTGAAATTCCCGGCAAGGTGAATGTCGAAACGTCGTCTCCGATTGTTTTGATCAACAATCAGCAAAAGATCGGATCCAGTTTTGTACCGGCTCCGTTTACTTCCAATACCGACGGTACGGTCAACCTGCTTCTTTCTGAAACCAACAGTATTCCTGGTCACACTTTGGCGGCTTACCATCTTCGTCGCGGTTCCGTCGAAAAATCGCCGGTCTTTAAGTCATTTGAGCTGAAAGAGTTCAGACTAAAGAGCCAGAATCCCGAGCGCGCTTTGACTTTCTTTGGGGATGGCGAGATCCTTCTCAGAGATGTTCAGGAAATCACTGTTCGTTGCCTGCATCACGGACTGCCAGTCATGGTCCGACAATAG
- a CDS encoding ABC transporter permease, which produces MLELLKISWRNLFRNPRRTWASLCTVALGAAGLLIYQGFNTGVMNQYRENVIHGYYGYGQVFPQNYFGKVHETPWKLWFENADEIEKQIRSSASVTEVFPRVSFYSFIVKGGITLGGKGEGVIPERENKFFTEMNFIEGHDLQGQDQIILGKGLAESIDAKTGDVVTLLTQTVNGQLNGADLTVAGIFFTGKKVIDDSFYRVDLKQAQALLDTTRVEMFSLATKGVEAWKAVDADLRKANPSLEAVPFEILDKNYYQNSVDFLNAQFSFIRSIILVIVAMGIFNVISTGLLERAGEMGALRANGEKRSRLFKILMIENSLLGVLGGFLGICIAILVDATLLRQGIPMPPAPGITRQFFVFLDIQPSHYLQALLLPMIATVVASLWPVRKLLKKSIPELLRST; this is translated from the coding sequence ATGTTGGAACTGTTGAAAATCTCCTGGCGCAATCTGTTCAGAAATCCTCGTCGCACCTGGGCCAGCTTGTGTACGGTGGCTTTGGGGGCTGCAGGTTTGTTGATCTATCAGGGCTTTAACACGGGTGTGATGAACCAGTACCGTGAAAACGTTATTCACGGTTACTACGGTTACGGCCAGGTATTCCCGCAGAACTATTTCGGCAAAGTTCACGAAACCCCGTGGAAGCTGTGGTTTGAAAATGCGGATGAAATCGAAAAACAGATTCGCAGTTCTGCGTCCGTGACCGAAGTCTTCCCGCGCGTGTCTTTTTATTCCTTTATCGTTAAAGGTGGCATCACCCTGGGCGGTAAAGGCGAGGGCGTGATTCCCGAGCGAGAAAACAAGTTCTTTACCGAGATGAACTTTATCGAAGGCCACGATCTGCAGGGTCAGGATCAGATCATTCTTGGAAAAGGTCTGGCAGAAAGTATCGACGCCAAAACTGGCGATGTGGTGACGTTGTTGACTCAGACCGTGAACGGTCAGCTGAACGGGGCGGATCTGACGGTGGCAGGGATCTTCTTCACTGGTAAGAAAGTCATCGATGATTCCTTCTATCGTGTGGATCTGAAGCAGGCTCAAGCGTTGCTTGATACCACTCGCGTCGAGATGTTTTCGCTGGCAACGAAAGGCGTGGAAGCGTGGAAGGCTGTTGATGCAGATTTGCGCAAAGCCAATCCGTCCCTGGAAGCGGTGCCATTCGAGATTCTGGACAAGAACTATTATCAGAACTCTGTGGACTTCCTGAATGCACAGTTTTCGTTCATCCGTTCGATCATTCTGGTGATTGTGGCGATGGGGATCTTTAATGTGATTTCCACTGGCTTGCTGGAAAGAGCGGGCGAGATGGGGGCATTGCGGGCGAACGGGGAAAAACGCAGCCGTCTGTTTAAGATCCTGATGATTGAAAACAGTTTGCTGGGTGTGCTGGGTGGATTCCTGGGGATTTGCATTGCGATCCTGGTGGATGCAACCCTGCTTCGTCAGGGGATTCCGATGCCTCCGGCTCCGGGGATCACACGACAGTTCTTTGTGTTCCTGGATATTCAGCCCAGCCACTATCTGCAGGCGTTACTGCTGCCGATGATCGCCACGGTGGTGGCAAGTTTGTGGCCGGTCCGAAAGCTTTTGAAGAAATCCATCCCGGAACTTTTGCGTTCCACATAA
- a CDS encoding M3 family metallopeptidase, protein MNTTNPLLQPFKNKDQAVPFDLIKVEHYVPAVEEAIKMAKENVAKIKANPAVPDFENTIVALEAASVHADQISTIYSNLEVAHADEALQALAKDIYPMLTALSSDISLDAEIFARVKAVYDKRASLNLNLEQTRLLEKTYLSFTRNGALLEGADKETLRQIDQELSVLGPKFSENVLKATNSFEMLLDKKEDVDGLPEGTLEGAAALAKSKGHDGKWMFNLQIPSYLPFMTYAKNRALREKMWRAFSSKAFKGEFDNQTNVLKIVELRDKRAKVLKFTTHADFVLAERMAKNPKTVMDFLNKLLAASKNAGMKDVQELTEFAGKLDGLKEIKPWDVAYYSEKLKEERYAFNEEDLRPYFKLENVVEGVFAHAKKLYGLTFKENKEIPVYHPEVKAYEIYEDASGKYMGLFYTDYFPRETKKGGAWMTQFRSQGLIDGEMKRPHVSIVCNFTQPTPTKPSLLTYDEVRTLFHEFGHALHGMLSECTYPSLSGTNVYWDFVELPSQIMENWVGEKEGLDIFARHYETNEPMPAELIEKLKRSQKFQAGYMSCRQIQFGLMDMAWHSTNPDTIKDVDAFEELATAETRLFPKVDGANSSCSFGHIFAGGYSAGYYSYKWAEVLDADAFEYFKEKGLFNQEVAKKFKDNVLSRGGTEHPMDLYKKFRGREPDPNALLRRDGLI, encoded by the coding sequence ATGAATACGACCAATCCTCTTTTGCAACCCTTCAAAAACAAAGATCAGGCTGTGCCTTTTGATCTGATCAAAGTTGAGCACTATGTGCCGGCGGTTGAAGAAGCCATCAAGATGGCAAAAGAAAATGTGGCTAAGATCAAAGCCAATCCGGCGGTTCCGGATTTTGAAAATACGATTGTGGCTTTGGAAGCGGCCAGCGTTCATGCTGATCAGATTTCCACGATCTATTCCAACCTGGAAGTGGCTCATGCGGATGAAGCGCTTCAGGCTTTGGCTAAAGATATCTACCCGATGCTGACGGCGTTGAGCTCTGACATCTCTTTGGATGCTGAGATCTTTGCGCGTGTGAAAGCGGTTTACGACAAACGTGCATCTTTGAATCTGAATCTGGAACAAACTCGCCTGCTGGAAAAGACTTACCTGTCTTTCACCCGCAACGGGGCTTTGCTGGAAGGTGCTGACAAGGAAACTCTTCGTCAGATCGATCAGGAGCTTTCTGTTCTTGGTCCGAAATTCTCTGAGAATGTTTTGAAGGCGACCAATTCTTTCGAAATGCTTTTGGATAAAAAAGAAGATGTTGATGGCTTGCCCGAGGGCACCCTTGAAGGTGCGGCGGCTTTGGCGAAATCCAAAGGTCATGACGGCAAGTGGATGTTCAATCTGCAGATCCCTTCTTACCTTCCGTTCATGACTTATGCAAAAAACCGTGCGCTTCGTGAGAAAATGTGGAGAGCGTTTTCTTCCAAAGCCTTCAAAGGTGAATTCGACAATCAGACCAACGTTCTGAAAATTGTTGAGCTTCGTGACAAGCGCGCGAAAGTTTTAAAATTCACCACGCATGCTGATTTCGTATTGGCAGAGCGTATGGCGAAAAATCCAAAAACTGTTATGGACTTCCTGAACAAACTTCTGGCGGCTTCCAAGAATGCCGGCATGAAGGACGTTCAAGAGCTGACAGAGTTCGCGGGCAAGCTGGATGGTCTGAAAGAGATCAAACCTTGGGACGTGGCTTATTATTCTGAAAAACTGAAAGAAGAGCGTTACGCGTTCAACGAAGAGGACCTGCGTCCTTACTTCAAACTTGAAAACGTGGTTGAAGGTGTTTTTGCTCATGCGAAGAAACTTTACGGCCTGACTTTCAAGGAAAACAAGGAAATCCCGGTTTATCACCCGGAAGTGAAAGCTTACGAGATCTATGAAGATGCCTCCGGCAAATACATGGGTCTGTTCTACACGGATTACTTCCCGCGCGAGACCAAAAAAGGCGGAGCTTGGATGACCCAGTTCCGTTCACAAGGTCTGATCGACGGCGAAATGAAACGCCCGCACGTCAGCATCGTGTGCAACTTCACGCAGCCGACTCCGACCAAGCCGTCACTTTTGACTTATGACGAAGTTCGCACTTTGTTCCATGAGTTCGGTCACGCTTTGCACGGCATGCTGTCTGAATGTACTTATCCTTCCCTGAGCGGCACCAACGTTTACTGGGACTTCGTGGAGCTTCCTTCCCAGATCATGGAAAACTGGGTTGGCGAAAAAGAGGGCCTGGATATCTTTGCCCGTCACTATGAAACCAACGAACCCATGCCGGCAGAGCTGATCGAAAAATTGAAACGCTCCCAGAAATTCCAGGCGGGTTACATGTCCTGCCGTCAGATCCAGTTCGGTCTGATGGATATGGCTTGGCATTCCACCAATCCAGACACCATCAAGGACGTGGACGCATTTGAAGAGCTGGCAACGGCCGAAACCCGTCTGTTCCCGAAAGTGGATGGCGCGAATTCCTCTTGCAGCTTCGGCCACATCTTTGCTGGTGGTTATTCTGCAGGTTATTACTCTTACAAATGGGCCGAGGTTCTGGATGCGGATGCCTTTGAGTACTTCAAGGAAAAAGGCCTGTTCAATCAGGAAGTGGCCAAGAAGTTCAAAGACAACGTTCTAAGCCGTGGTGGCACCGAGCACCCGATGGATTTGTACAAGAAATTCCGCGGTCGTGAGCCGGATCCAAACGCTCTTTTGCGTCGTGATGGACTGATTTAA
- a CDS encoding ABC transporter ATP-binding protein, with protein MSALYRLKGLEYSYLWNGKQVPVLKGIDLELEKGCFTCIVGPSGTGKTTLLNLLGLIDTPSNGHLEFAGEDVTHLPESEKENVRLHKVGFIFQSFYLIPTLTVLENTSYFLPSLGYNHANAHKVAMETLDLLGLADHAKKKPLELSGGQRQRVAIARAIAKKPAVVLADEPTANLDSVTAEKTINAFKELQKSENTSFIFSTHDSHLVSFAKSVYRMKDGMIDNTKSQGDK; from the coding sequence ATGAGTGCTCTGTATCGTCTTAAGGGCCTGGAATATTCATACCTTTGGAACGGCAAACAAGTGCCGGTTCTGAAAGGTATTGATCTGGAACTGGAAAAAGGCTGTTTCACCTGCATCGTGGGTCCGAGTGGAACCGGTAAAACCACGTTGCTGAATCTTTTGGGTTTGATTGATACTCCAAGCAATGGGCATTTGGAATTTGCCGGTGAAGATGTCACTCATCTGCCAGAGTCTGAAAAAGAAAACGTGCGTCTGCACAAGGTTGGATTCATCTTCCAGTCATTCTATCTGATTCCCACTTTGACCGTACTTGAAAACACGTCCTACTTCCTGCCTTCTTTGGGTTACAACCACGCCAACGCCCACAAAGTGGCGATGGAGACTTTGGACTTATTGGGTCTTGCCGATCACGCCAAGAAAAAGCCGCTAGAGCTTTCCGGTGGTCAACGCCAGCGTGTGGCCATTGCCCGCGCGATTGCAAAAAAGCCTGCGGTGGTTCTGGCCGATGAGCCGACGGCGAATCTGGATTCGGTGACGGCGGAAAAAACCATCAACGCATTCAAAGAACTGCAGAAGTCTGAAAACACCAGCTTCATTTTCTCGACTCACGATTCGCATCTGGTGAGTTTTGCCAAATCCGTGTATCGCATGAAAGACGGCATGATCGACAACACGAAAAGCCAGGGGGATAAATAA
- a CDS encoding NHL repeat-containing protein — protein sequence MFKKFSTTFTLMAFVLTTSACTMSLDRFGEIISPSTGDDDQTPNVTVIKGKFPLGQPAFNLQHKSFLSAAPGNKFVSASLFEHQIYVATADGKILKSINLPAAAKWPDGEIVSLGVDSTGLIYIGLIERDGGGNPVREYIQKYNLDGVPQGIFKEFTQEGGTLPSAQDITFDSSDNVYLAMTYFYQIRKYNKTTGAQMAAYGAGTSGSADGEFWGNAKFTLDATGHVYVVDSWSDRLQKFLPNGSFDSKITWPTQILPVPPATVAYSNVGNLALLSDGNFLISQSDSNGYLFAFDPTGALLYITDGSAGATQFTSSPVVFAEAGNEVYVMNSNTTRVYNKFTGVLARKYDPTLSNALGVARDSQGNTYVSDMGGIKRFDTTGFNDLSFAAGAMMYDIDMDSQGIIYGANLLTGKIMKYNPDGTSAGEITPTGTAYFLDIVHDKDLDIDVIYQTDAANGLIRKLNTSGVELGTLGAGNIISPISVAATADGGVVVSDAANTGPGAPFRALVKINADNTVAWTILPGAAGNLATIFGIAEDTDGSILVADAGGNKVVRFSAAGAHMTTYGQAGAAAGDFTMPVDIILDAGRNFYVSEAGNSRVQKFNSAGVVQAE from the coding sequence ATGTTCAAGAAATTTTCAACCACGTTCACACTGATGGCCTTTGTCCTAACAACATCGGCTTGTACTATGAGCCTGGATCGCTTTGGCGAGATCATTTCTCCATCCACAGGCGATGATGATCAAACTCCAAATGTGACCGTGATCAAAGGAAAATTCCCACTGGGACAACCAGCGTTTAATCTGCAGCACAAGTCATTTTTAAGCGCAGCCCCTGGAAACAAATTTGTCTCTGCTTCCTTGTTTGAACATCAAATCTATGTGGCCACCGCTGACGGGAAAATTCTAAAAAGCATCAACCTGCCTGCGGCCGCAAAATGGCCGGATGGTGAAATCGTATCACTGGGTGTGGATTCAACGGGCTTGATTTATATTGGTCTTATCGAAAGAGACGGTGGAGGCAACCCGGTTCGCGAATACATTCAAAAGTACAATCTTGATGGCGTTCCTCAAGGTATCTTTAAGGAATTTACCCAAGAAGGCGGCACACTCCCGTCTGCCCAGGACATTACCTTTGATTCCAGTGACAACGTGTATCTGGCTATGACCTATTTCTATCAGATCCGCAAATACAACAAAACAACGGGCGCACAAATGGCGGCTTACGGAGCCGGCACTTCCGGCAGTGCTGATGGCGAATTCTGGGGTAACGCCAAATTCACCCTTGATGCCACGGGGCACGTTTACGTTGTTGATAGCTGGTCAGATCGACTGCAAAAGTTCCTGCCCAACGGAAGCTTCGACAGCAAGATCACCTGGCCGACGCAAATCCTGCCGGTCCCACCAGCGACGGTTGCATACAGCAATGTTGGGAATCTGGCATTGCTATCCGATGGAAACTTCCTGATCAGTCAAAGCGACAGTAACGGCTACCTTTTTGCATTTGATCCAACCGGAGCCTTGCTTTATATCACCGATGGCAGTGCGGGGGCCACTCAGTTCACAAGCAGCCCCGTCGTCTTTGCTGAAGCTGGGAATGAAGTCTATGTCATGAACAGCAACACAACCCGAGTGTACAACAAATTCACGGGAGTTTTGGCCCGTAAATATGATCCGACTTTATCGAATGCACTGGGTGTGGCCCGCGATTCACAGGGCAACACTTATGTCAGCGACATGGGCGGCATCAAACGATTTGATACCACCGGGTTCAATGACCTGTCCTTTGCCGCGGGCGCCATGATGTACGATATCGACATGGACAGCCAAGGCATCATTTACGGTGCGAACCTGCTTACTGGCAAGATCATGAAGTACAATCCAGATGGAACTTCCGCCGGCGAAATCACCCCGACTGGCACGGCGTATTTCCTGGATATCGTTCATGACAAAGACCTTGATATCGACGTGATCTATCAAACTGATGCCGCCAACGGATTAATCAGAAAGCTGAACACTTCCGGTGTTGAACTGGGCACCCTGGGTGCTGGCAACATTATTTCTCCGATCAGTGTGGCAGCGACAGCCGACGGCGGCGTCGTCGTTTCCGATGCCGCCAACACCGGACCAGGTGCACCTTTCCGTGCACTGGTCAAAATCAATGCTGACAACACCGTTGCATGGACCATCTTGCCGGGTGCGGCGGGTAACCTCGCCACCATTTTCGGAATCGCCGAAGACACCGACGGCAGCATCCTGGTAGCGGATGCTGGTGGTAACAAAGTAGTCCGCTTCTCTGCGGCCGGGGCACACATGACCACCTATGGTCAGGCTGGTGCGGCGGCAGGTGATTTCACGATGCCCGTCGACATCATTCTGGATGCGGGCCGAAACTTCTATGTCTCGGAAGCTGGTAACAGCCGGGTGCAGAAGTTCAATTCCGCCGGCGTTGTGCAGGCAGAATAA